From one Triticum aestivum cultivar Chinese Spring chromosome 4B, IWGSC CS RefSeq v2.1, whole genome shotgun sequence genomic stretch:
- the LOC123093777 gene encoding uncharacterized protein — protein MFPVTGSPKCVAFRSKHTRKYLGSVQAGSEESAGGGKFFEELSHGADDVDVLASPYTRFYLEPSKEHDGLLHVRCCHKNKYWVAKHVGEGSGHWIIGIVNEPEDDLSKPSCTLFEPIPLADTDNNLSIRFFRPQQTTSSESDMTKEKGTTEEAYLFLGTGGHEKAVDQVKSLHDFSAIDLSKQLVLPKYVAFKGDNDMYLRARIIQKRNYLEFSSSDIADSTVVNTIFPNYANGNVRIKSNHFNRFWRLSPNWIWADSADTSSRDRDTLFRVVMLPDYIGLQNLGNSRYCKRLTADKKTSCLNAAVDTITLEARLRVEEAVLSREVYGVEFKLSEARIYGEKPLTFPSMTSTNDTNETHAKTLTLKYEETQAKTWSSTVSLKIGVTAKLRAGIPVIAEGKVEVSTEFNSEYEWGSSIQTRTSQEASYQAVVPPMTKVTIRAAATQGSIDVPFSYTQRDILTTGEVVTYKMDDGLFTGMNNYNFQFEATQEPI, from the exons ATGTTTCCAGTGACGGGCTCGCCGAAATGCGTTGCTTTCCGATCAAAGCATACCCGCAAGTACCTAGGTAGCGTGCAAGCAGGGAGCGAGGAGAGCGCCGGCGGAGGCAAGTTCTTCGAGGAGCTGAGCCACGGCGCCGACGACGTCGATGTCCTTGCAAGCCCGTACACTAGATTCTACCTGGAGCCATCCAAGGAGCACGACGGGCTCCTGCACGTCAGGTGCTGCCACAAGAACAAGTACTGGGTGGCCAAACATGTCGGTGAAGGCAGCGGCCACTGGATCATTGGCATCGTCAATGAACCGGAGGACGACCTGTCCAAGCCGTCATGCACGCTTTTTGAGCCCATCCCTCTCGCGGACACGGACAATAATCTATCCATCAG ATTCTTCCGTCCTCAGCAGACAACAAGCTCTGAATCTGATATGACCAAGGAAAAGGGGACAACTGAAGAAGCCTACCTGTTTCTGGGAACCGGAGGGCATGAAAAAGCAGTTGATCAAGTTAAATCTCTTCATGACTTCTCCGCCATTGATCTGTCGAAGCAATTGGTACTACCTAAATATGTTGCTTTTAAAGGCGACAATGACATGTACCTCCGGGCAAGGATCATCCAGAAACGCAATTACCTGGAATTCTCATCATCTGATATTGCAGATTCAACTGTGGTCAACACTATTTTCCCCAACTATGCTAATGGGAACGTGCGCATAAAATCTAACCACTTCAATAGGTTTTGGAGGCTCAGCCCCAACTGGATCTGGGCTGACTCGGCCGACACCAGTAGCAGAGACCGTGACACGCTCTTCAGGGTGGTCATGTTGCCCGACTACATCGGTCTCCAGAACCTAGGAAACTCCAGGTACTGCAAGAGGCTAACTGCCGACAAGAAGACAAGCTGCCTTAACGCCGCCGTCGATACCATCACCCTTGAAGCAAGGTTACGGGTGGAAGAAGCCGTACTTTCGCGAGAGGTCTATGGCGTGGAGTTCAAGCTCTCCGAAGCTAGGATCTACGGCGAGAAGCCTCTTACCTTTCCCAGCATGACTTCAACCAATGACACCAACGAAACACATGCCAAGACCCTGACCCTGAAATACGAGGAGACGCAGGCCAAGACCTGGAGCTCGACTGTTAGCCTCAAGATCGGTGTCACGGCCAAGTTAAGAGCCGGGATCCCGGTCATAGCAGAAGGGAAGGTTGAGGTATCCACTGAATTCAACTCAGAGTACGAGTGGGGGTCATCCATTCAGACAAGGACATCACAAGAGGCCTCCTACCAGGCTGTGGTGCCTCCGATGACCAAGGTGACAATCAGAGCGGCTGCGACTCAGGGTTCTATTGACGTCCCGTTCTCCTACACTCAGAGGGACATTCTGACCACAGGAGAGGTTGTTACCTACAAGATGGACGATGGCCTGTTCACTGGTATGAACAACTATAATTTCCAATTTGAAGCCACACAAGAGCCCATCTGA